The Coffea arabica cultivar ET-39 chromosome 2c, Coffea Arabica ET-39 HiFi, whole genome shotgun sequence genome includes the window CAATAAAACCCAACCAGAGCTTTTCACATGAAAAACAAACAGCTCTGCATTTTTAGAACCACTGTTAATTCTAGAattgtgaaaacaaaatgactatAGCCCATGAGACATAAACAAGATGACAAAAATAACAAGTATCCCCATGAAAAAAACTCAAAGCAAGAAGCACTCTCAAATTGAGACCTAAACAAACGCAAGCAATTTGAAAGAATTGACAAAACTGCAACAGTGTATACATTTTCAAAATCACAATCAGTTAGTCCTCGGATGCTAGATTGCTAATCACTTGAGACAAATAAACCAGCCAATTAATGGGCCCCAGAAAGCACGATAGTCAACACCCTTAACTATGTACACTGATAGGCATTAGTTAGCGAAAATTAAAAGCACAAGTCTTCACAAAAACTACAACCAAATACAAAAAGGCGTATAATTAGACATTTAATAAAAACAGAGTTTAACTTAAAAAAGTAGATGGATGTAATAGAAGTTAGACAAGGAAGAATCCATCTTCCTTGAAGCGTATACATCTAACAATAATTCACGAGTACACAGCAAAGCTACTCAGCATTCATCTATTAACTAAAATCAGGATACTAAATCCAACAATGACTCATGCATATAGAGAACTGAAATACTGCTCCGGACATTATTATGTGGCACAATTAAACTAACATGAGAGTATAAGTCAACTTATCCGGAAAACTAAATTCCAATTTATCAAATTACAAATGGAACAGAATTGCGTTTTATATCAACCACAACTACCATCTAGGACTCTGGAACAATATGAATGAATAGCCAAGAACCATCAGACTTAAATAAGGGCTATGAAAAGAAAACAGCCATATAGCAATAGAAAAGGACATGATGCAAGAAAAACGTTGATGCAAAGCAGAGATGCTTCCAATCTATGACCACAACAAGCGAGCAATCTAAAACATTCTTGACAGTGATTGATCAATAATCAACATGGTTAAGAGATCACAATCAAGTAAAAAGACAGTACCCCTGCAAAGTTACAAGTCATCCCAGATGATTAAATAGCAGAAGTTTGAAAGATAAAATCACTCTCCAACGATGACCACAAAAGAAAAGCAGCCTCAAATTCTTCACTTGATCTATTGCGCCAATGTAAAAAGCACAAGCATCACAAATTCACAATCTACTAAAGTCATTAAATAGCATAGCTTAATGTCTAGTCACTCTCAAACTATGAGCACAAACAGCAAGCAACTTAAAGTATTCATTTTACTAATAAAGCATGCAAAAGTGAGATATCACTACAACAGTAGCTACTAAAAAGTGTCAAAATCTAAAACTAACTCCTCCAATGTAATAGTACATGACCAAAACTGACAaaccataaaaataaaaaaattaaaaacaaaagattttgCACATAACTTCCCCTTCTATATCATCTGTTTTCGAAATTATCAAACAAATCAAGTGATCAGGGGCACATTAAAAATCTCGGATTTGAAGCTactgaaaatcataaaaatcctAAAACCCTGATCCACCAAGTAAAGTTACATATCCTAGGAAACCTAATCAAGATTTATGCCGAAAAACCTAATCTGCCAAGCAAAGTTACAGATCCTGGAACACCATAATCGAGATTTAACCCTGAATCACTTTCTATAATATAGAAATCTTAAACCCAAATTttcataaattcaaatttactcTAAAAAAATTCTATGCCAATAAACTAAATTCCCATCTCCCAAAATTCTGAAGTCCATAAATCTGtaacaaaataaatcaaaaagttACCCATTTCAGCTTTggaaaaaagcaagaaaaaagatCATTTAGTCAGAAAAGATTAGCAATACTGAgaaaataaattgataaaattcaAAGAccatttagaaaagaaaaataaaagaattaaagatATCAGTAGATATCATTCACCTGAATGTTCAACTAACATTTCCATTAATTTACGCCTTCCTTTTGCTGCACTTTTGAGAGGCCGAAACGCACAGCTGATCCCCCATCTGAATACAGTAAAAACCCCAAAAATCTGTATAAAACATTCAAGAACAACCATGTATCAAGTATTTCTGATGAAATATTTATTAGAAAGAATGAATTGAATTtcaataaggaaaacaaaaaattagtgaaacgAATAGCTTTAGTTTACCTGAATCTTCAATTGGCATATGTACAAATCCAAAGCCCTGAATTTGCGTCTTTCTTTCTCCGCCATTTTCACACACAGAAACACACACCCAATCCCTATCTCCTCTTCTGGAAACAAATGCTACACAAATAATTTGTGGAAAACAAGAACTTGTTCAAAGAAAACTCTAaaaatcttgggaaaaaaataaaattgggcCCAATTTGAACGTTATAATTTGGgaaacatataaaaaaaaaagcacaaaaattttgaaatggcAGAGAGATAGGGAGAGAGATGGTAATATCAGCTTTGAtgagagaaatgaaggagaaaaggccGGAGAGAATAGGAGGGTTTATATAAGTAGATGGGGTTTTGAGAAGTACAATcaagtaatttaaaaaaaaaaactcaccgATGATGATGATGCCGAGAATTTCTGAGAAGGGGTGTACATGGAGTTTAAAAGGAGAAGcaatcttcatttttttccttttatgatAGTGGGTAACCCAATTTACCCGAGAATGAGATGATGAGACTGGCAGGGAAGGAGAGGTAGAAGGACTCGGGGAGATGGAAGCGTAGAAGTCTGGAAGAAATGTTGCAGAAAGAGGAGAAAATTTTTTGACGTCTGTCACAAGTATCTCGAGCCCATTCCCACTATGATTGTCACTGAAATAGCCGGAAACACGTAACCTCTCACTGAAAAAGTCGGGAGCAAGTAACCTAATTTGCCCAATCAAATCAATCGAATCTGTGGTTTAAAAGAAGTCACCTGCAGAACacgtgatgatgatgatgatgataaacAAAACCATGggattaaaaaattttggacGAACATCCACCCAATCATATTTTGCCACATCACCAATATAATACACACTCTTGAGGCATGGCATTCCCTCTTTTATACATATGCTAATAACTCTGTAAGAATTTAATATTGGAGAAATAATAATCCCTGCTTTAGATGTGGGGCTAGGTATATAGTCCTAGCCACCATACTTCATTTTAGTAGTAAAAGAAGAGGAAGTGTAATTTAAGGATGCAATGCAAAACCAAAGGAAGCTAGTGGAAGTTTCTCTCCTTATGCTCCCTTCCTAACTagttagaaaaatcatatcctTTCAAGAATTCTTGAAAACACAATTATATCTATTTTGATTGATACTAGAGGTTCCAATATCTTATTGAATTATTAGTTGGCAAGCAAATTGAATTTGATGACTTAAAATACCAAACCCTTACATCTTAATAGTACTGTGACTAGTTATGTTATAGTTCCAAATGTTAAATGGCATATATAAGGGTACGATTTCCATTGTAATTTGCATGTCATATAAATTGGGACTTGGGGTATGATTTTTGGGGTAGACTTGATGTATAGTTATAGCCTTATTACAATAGTTATAGATTGAGTTGTCAAATGGTGATGAGGAAATGGTTTTGGAGGAAAGAATGAATAAACCATCTATGAAACTAGTAAAGGGGTAGAAAATAAAGAATTTGCATAGTAAAAATTGCAAGAGAATGTAACTTCATTTGTCGACTCAGATCTTGTCATGGATGGTATTTTAACTCTATCTCTAAATTGTTACGACTGTTTCCAAGTGCATTTTCTACTCCTAATGAACTATGTCCATAAGGTCTCACTACTTTTCAATCCTTTGAAGTTAGAAACCTAATCCATCAAACTCAAgcctagaggtggcaatttggattgagatacatttatccatccatataatccataattaaatggatttggattatccatttatagtATTGGTTTTAAATGATTGGCCAAAGTAAAaccattaaattaaatggatttatatggattatctataaaaaccatatatatccatttacttaaagaccaaataaaagaaataaaaaagaaataattaaaagcGGACATTAGACTGACTCCTTTGCCTCTTCACTCCCCCGTGGTTCTACTATCAATTCACAGTCACACTCTCTCGAGGCTCTATTTCTATTTTCTAGTCAATTCTGCCTtcctttgttttaaaaaaattgaaacctaGCTCTCATTCGTCCCCATAAATCCTCAATTTTAATTCCTCAATCAAAATTGAGGTTCCTACATACTTTAAACCTAATTGTAAAACAAGTGAATGGCTTCTTATTTTCATGAATGAATTCCAGACTTTGTCTATTTGTACTTGTGTGTATACACCTGGTAGTTTTAGCTTTATAATCTCTGCAGGATTTGAGAATCCATGTGGTCATTTGTGAAAAAGAATTTCATGAGTTGGTTTCTCATGAATAAACTCAGCCATTAGACTTTTCTTGTGAAAATGAATTTCATGAGCTAGTGCCTTTTGACTTAATATAAGTCAAAAGACATCATGCACCAACTATTCTTACATGATCCGTGGCCATCGttacataaaataaaagaacatGTATCACTCTATTACATAGTATAAAGAATATAACATTAAAAATATGACAACGTTTGTAAATCCCCAAAATACTGATGTATACTTACTTTATGGAATGAAAAATGTAATATCTGACGAGTAataaagaatatatatatatatatatatatatatatataagtatgTATGATAAGTTACTAATTTGAGCTATatttgaatgatattttatactatttttagtcactttggcaatattataggaagaaaatggattattttggctataattagtttaaaatgctCTTAAGTGGTTAAATAATGTTTTTGTCACTTTTCACTTGCATTTTGTCTATAATTTGTATAGGAGTTAGAAATACACTTCATTTGGATGAAGAAGCAAATTGATAGCTTTGACACAtttcgtattttggctataacttgagttacaatgatcggatttagatgattcttgaaccattttcaagataaaagatagatctacaattcacgtgaagacattgaaattcaatttaAAGGTTTTTCAGGTCAAAAAGCTGAATTACAGTAGCCAATTTCTATAGTCAAAGCTGAAATGAGGCACTGAGCGGTGAAGGATATTTCaatcatttctcagcctacacaaatctaaatgaggtgattcttaatgcattggaaatctaactcaaaagGATACAATTTTTATACTTTGGTCAAGAGTTAATTCAGCTTCCATGATCGAATTACGGTAGCCAATTTCTATGGTCAAAGCTGAAATGAGGCATTGAGTAGTGAAGgatatttcagtcatttctcaGTCTACAtaaatccaaatgaggtgattcctAATGCATTGGAAAGTTAACTCAAAGGCTAtgagttttatgttttggtcaagagttaaTTCAGTTTCTATCCTCAAACAAAGTTCAGTTGAAATTGAGGAAAAATTGGAGCAACATTGAAGACTGGACAGAAATTGCAGAGAAAGGTAGGGGAGCAATCAGGACAAAAATCCAGCTAGATTCGGGTCAGAAATGGCTACTCTCCACTTGTACAACTTGTTTCCTCCTCCAATAATTTACAGCTATAGATGGATGTGTGACAACTACTTAATAGCTGTAAAAGGGATGTTTGATGCCTCATTTTTTGGCTACATTCATCTATAAATAGCCATGGACTTGCAAGGATAAAAAGAGGCtggagagtgcaagatataccACAAAAATGTACTTATATTTCTTAGTGTTAGATTAATATAGTATAGGTTAGTCTAGTTAGTTAGTTTatccttcttgtttattagtttggcaaagatgaagaaggagatgaaCTCATGTGAGAAGGGTTACATTTCTTTCctaactctttatcttttgtacttgattctgttggttagttaatatacaagtttggATTCTATGTTTATTAGGTGTTTCTAAattttatgccttgggttttgTTGAACTTTATATGAttgttagtatttattatttggctatttgatgttattattttaaacaagttatttagtactttagctctttaaatcatgattaacttggtATAATTAATTGtcattatctaaaggtgttgtatcttcaatgaaaattgagttTTAACACTAATTCAAGAAGTGATAAATTTAGGGagttcactcacgagagtaaaagagcacctttgtggctttagtgattcatttcatataatttcatagaagaaatgaacttataGCTAATTTCacaaccacgagagtaggtatggattagttataagtatagttgattcactacgaaagtaggtttacatgcataaggaaattacgccataactaaccAAGATGGTAGTACTCAATGATATAAAAGCATCATTTGCTTAAGTAGtagggataccataacctaaggagcttttatttactattttcttgcataagtttagtatatttttatttcttttaattcattgatcatctaaataataaagaagatTTAGTACTGCCGATAATTAtccaatcttccttgtgggatcgacccgatatatgccttaaactactagttgacctgtatacttgcagtcgaAATAGGTATAAATTGGATTTAAATTTGTACTTATATTAAAAACCCGTTAATGCACATATATTTGATTTGTATAGAAAGCTACCATTATGAGTTTGgggttttttttatataaaatccTAAGTATTTTGTCATCTTTCTCATCCAAATATACCTAAAATTTACAAGTACATAAAAAAGTATCTTCATATTACAAGAAatggtaaaacaaaaaaaaagtaatcaaaATATCTAAATGGATTACAAATGAataattggtttttatttaatcgatttagatccatttattaaatggatctaaatggattggataaatttcatccaccatcCATTAAGTCAAAATCAATTATGAACTATTTATTCATATTACCACCTCTACTCAAGCCTTACAGATACTCCTATTTTTGGAATCTCAAATTAATTGAAAGTTA containing:
- the LOC113727221 gene encoding uncharacterized protein isoform X1 — protein: MYTPSQKFSASSSSHLFPEEEIGIGCVFLCVKMAEKERRKFRALDLYICQLKIQIFGVFTVFRWGISCAFRPLKSAAKGRRKLMEMLVEHSGPKFGNFLLSFPRTTPEYSSTTQYRIQPTLCKIRSK
- the LOC113727221 gene encoding uncharacterized protein isoform X2; this encodes MYTPSQKFSASSSSHLFPEEEIGIGCVFLCVKMAEKERRKFRALDLYICQLKIQIFGVFTVFRWGISCAFRPLKSAAKGRRKLMEMLVEHSDLWTSEFWEMGI